One genomic window of Glycine max cultivar Williams 82 chromosome 16, Glycine_max_v4.0, whole genome shotgun sequence includes the following:
- the LOC100800365 gene encoding O-glucosyltransferase rumi homolog, whose amino-acid sequence MRENNNEVVITAGEEENHVSGGHLRHSRDGIWWSVAKSLPRSTAVLIFPVMLIIGALTYTRTLDTHPLFSGASSTKSALSTTPYNTGPFTVSIRKPIEIPLNCTAYNLTRTCSTNQFPIPENDQSHPSSATCPEYFRWIHEDLRPWARTGITQDMVERAKETANFKLVILKGKAYLETYEKAYQTRDVFSIWGILQLLRRYPGKIPDLELMFDCVDWPVVLSDRYNGPNVEQPPPLFRYCGNDATLDIVFPDWSFWGWAEVNIKPWEILLTELKEGTKRIPWLNREPYAYWKGNPVVAETRQDLMKCNVSENQDWNARLYVQDWGRESQEGYKNSDLASQCTHRYKVYIEGSAWSVSEKYILACDSPTLLVKPHYYDFFTRGLIPVHHYWPIKEDDKCRSIKFAVDWGNSHKQRAHQIGKAASDFIQEELKMDYVYDYMFHLLNSYAKLFRYKPSISANATEICVESMVCGAEGPVKKFMMESLVKVPANTDPCTMPAPFDPPSLNAQLQRKESSIQQVDSWEKSYWENQTITS is encoded by the exons atgagagagaataACAACGAGGTTGTAATCACGGCAGGGGAAGAAGAGAATCACGTATCGGGAGGGCATCTTCGTCATTCCAGGGACGGAATCTGGTGGTCAGTTGCGAAATCATTGCCACGATCCACGGCGGTTCTCATCTTCCCCGTCATGCTCATCATCGGCGCGTTGACTTACACGCGCACGCTAGACACACAT CCTCTCTTTTCCGGAGCTTCATCTACAAAATCAGCACTAAGCACCACACCATACAATACTGGTCCATTCACAGTCTCCATCCGGAAGCCTATAGAGATCCCATTGAACTGCACTGCCTACAACCTCACCAGAACATGCTCCACCAACCAATTCCCAATCCCAGAAAACGATCAGAGCCATCCATCCAGTGCCACGTGTCCAGAGTACTTCCGTTGGATCCACGAGGATTTGAGGCCATGGGCCCGCACAGGCATAACGCAAGACATGGTGGAGAGGGCAAAGGAAACAGCAAATTTCAAGTTGGTGATATTGAAGGGTAAGGCCTATTTGGAGACTTACGAAAAGGCCTATCAAACAAGGGATGTTTTTAGCATATGGGGGATTCTACAATTGTTGAGAAGGTACCCTGGCAAGATACCTGATTTGGAGCTTATGTTTGATTGTGTGGATTGGCCTGTGGTTTTGTCTGATCGTTACAATGGCCCTAATGTTGAGCAACCACCACCCTTGTTTCGCTATTGTGGGAATGATGCTACTTTGGATATTGTCTTTCCTGATTGGTCCTTCTGGGGATG GGCTGAGGTTAACATAAAGCCATGGGAGATTTTGTTGACAGAGTTGAAAGAAGGAACCAAGAGGATACCATGGCTGAACAGAGAGCCTTATGCATACTGGAAAGGTAATCCAGTTGTTGCTGAAACCAGACAAGATCTCATGAAATGCAATGTTTCTGAAAATCAAGATTGGAATGCTCGTTTATATGTTCAG GATTGGGGACGAGAATCACAAGAGGGGTACAAGAACTCAGACTTGGCAAGTCAATGCACTCACAG ATATAAGGTGTACATTGAAGGTTCTGCTTGGTCCGTGAGTGAAAAATACATTCTGGCATGTGACTCTCCCACCCTACTTGTAAAACCCCATTACTATGATTTTTTCACAAGAGGACTAATTCCGGTGCACCACTATTGGCCCATAAAGGAAGATGACAAGTGCAGGTCCATTAAGTTTGCTGTGGATTGGGGCAATAGTCACAAACAAAGG GCACATCAAATTGGCAAGGCTGCAAGTGATTTCATTCAAGAAGAGTTAAAGATGGACTATGTGTACGACTACATGTTTCATCTCCTGAATTCATATGCTAAACTCTTTAGATACAAACCCTCTATAAGTGCTAATGCTACTGAAATATGTGTGGAGTCAATGGTTTGTGGAGCAGAAGGACCAGTAAAGAAATTTATGATGGAATCATTGGTCAAGGTTCCTGCAAATACCGACCCTTGCACCATGCCTGCCCCTTTCGATCCTCCATCTTTGAACGCTCAATTACAGAGAAAGGAAAGTTCAATTCAACAAGTTGATTCATGGGAGAAAAGTTACTGGGAGAACCAAACCATAACATcttag